One Glycine max cultivar Williams 82 chromosome 1, Glycine_max_v4.0, whole genome shotgun sequence genomic window, TATGCCTCTATGTGGATGATTTGTTGATCACTGGTGGTAATGAAGGTGAAATAGCAAAACTGTAAAGGGAATTGatgagtgagtttgaaatgaatGATGTGGGGGTCCTATCCTACTTCCTTGGACTTGAATTCAAGAAGACTGAGAGTGGTATTTTGATGCACCAGAGCAAGTATGCAACAGAAATATTGAAGAGATTCAACATGGTTGAATGTAATTCAGTTGCAACACCAACTGACGCAAGTCTTGTACTTGAAAGGGAGGGCAAGGAAGATAAAGTCGATGAAACTGAGTTCAAACATATTGTTGGTTCTCTCAGGTACTTGTGTCATTCAAGACCTGATTTGGAATTTGCTATTGGACTGGTAAGTACATATACGAAAAGACCCAGAATTCCTCATCTCCTAACTGCTAAGAGGATTCTAAGGTTCATAAAAGGGACCATCAATACTGGAATTCTATTTCCAAATAAAGACAACAACAACTCAGAGGAATTAGTGGGATATACTGATGCGGATTGGGGAGGAGACAGAGATGACAGAAAGAGTACTATAGGTTACATATTCATGTATGGTGCAACACCAATATCATGGAGTTCTAAGAAGCAATCCATAGTGGCTTTATCAACATGTGAAGCTAAGTATGTTCCAGCTACAATGAGTGCTTGCCAAGCTGTCTCGTTGGACACATTattacaagaattaaaaatcAAGGAAAGTGATGGAGTGAAGCTTTTTGTGGATAATAAGTAAGCTATAAGCTTGTCAAAGAATCCAACCTCTCATGGTAGAAGCAAAGACATAGAAACAAGGTTTCACTATCTTAGGGATCAAGTGAACAAAGAGAAACTGAAAGTGGAGTACTGCTGCACATTTGATCAACTTGTTGATATTTTAATCAAACCCCTCAAAGGGGAGAGGTTTAAAATGTAAGGGACAAaattgacttgatgaacctagGAGATCAGAATTAAGGGAGGGTGTGAGAGTTTAATTCTGTTTTGTATGGTGTAGATTTGATTGTACATTGAATATAAGAGagtaacataattttaaaattttgttataagTGCCTAGCCTAAGTGTGAAGGATTGTTGCTCTATTTTGCTTGTATAAAAGGACATACATACATCTTAATAAGTAGTGTTTTttcattctatcatttttctGTCTTTGGTGCTATTCCTAGTGTGTAGGTGTGCAATTCTTTGCTTGAAACAGTGAGTAATACACGAGTGAATGTGTGAGTGAGTGAATTGCATCTCTTGCAATTGAGTGAGGAACAATGTGTGTTCCAACATAAAACAATTTGCATAAGGAGATAATCAAATATTGATTAttccattaaataaataatttgtctaCATGTGAATGTAAAGTCTTACATCATTACGTCAATCCTTCGGGTTATCCAAGTCCACTCTTTAGCAACTTTtaccattaattaattattaactatttatttattattaattaattatcaatagtATTTacttgttaaaaatttatttattaatttaataattattattaattgatcACTCCCTCTATTTCATTATAATTGTGGTCTTAggttcttttatacataaaaacaataataaacgtATGAAAGAGAATaacagttttataaaattaacctgTTGCGACTTCAGGTCCACAAGCATCGTTAGGGTCCCTGTATCCGAGGAGTTGTCCACTCAAGTGCTTAATGACTACCACGGTTTTATCCTTAATAAAAGGTGCCTCAGCGAGTTGAGAGGAGATGGTGTTCACAAATGACCCATAACCTCGACTCCTAAGCAATATGGGACTTTGTGGTTATCAAAACAAGCCCTCTGGTTGAGATTAAGGGTCAAGAGTGACATAGGCCCTCCTTCTAGCGTCAATGTGTTGACCTCAAGTCCACGAACATTGTTATAGTCCCTTATTTGGCGCTCACCATAAGGTCAAGGAGAATTTTTCCTTCAGCCATATAGACCAAATGGTAGCTACCAGAAAAGGTGGTCATAGTTCATTTGTGAGATCAACAATTGTAGAGACCTCGAAGATGCAAGAAGTTCAAGCACAGATGGAACAATTACGTAAGTAAAATGAAGTTGATTTAGAAGCGTTGAGACAAAAACATGAGATAGAACTACATTACTTACGAGTGGAAAATGCAACTTTCAGAGAGCAACTTGCTACTCATcatccaccaccaccaacatctTCCCACTCTTCATCCTATCAAACACCTACTCATGTTGAAACTAGACACAATGATAATCACACTCAATTCTCATCCCATAATACCCAAAAAGAAACAACAATCCATTCTAGACTTAGAACTCTCACCCTAAACAATGATGCAGTTAGACTACACCCATTTGTGAATGGATTTATGGATATACCTCTACCCATAACCTGAAAATCATTgaatattgaaatatatgatgGTACATCAGATCTAGATGAGCACCTCCATGCATTCACAACTCAGGTAAATTTATACTATAACGATGATGTTGTGTTATGCAAGGTTTTCCCCATTTCTTTGAAATGATCAACATCGACATGGTACAAATGTCTTCCTCTGAGATCAATTGATTCTTTTATAGCACTAGCAAATCGTTTTGGAGCACAATATGAGACTGGTCTTCCTCATCATACAACATCTATGAAACTAATTGATTTATATCAATCCAATGAAAAATCTTTGTAGTCATTCATGGAAAGATATGCAACCATCtcaattaaaatcaaagatCTTGGTTCTGGTGTCACTCTGCATTCAATGATAATTGCTTTGAAACTAGTACCATTTGCAGACAACCTTTGTAGAACATAACCTAAAGACTTGGACGAGTTGAGAGAAACAACATTATGACACATTCAAATGGAAGAATTATAAGAATTCTGCATGACAAGTTCAAACCTGTCCAAGACAAGTCTTTCAAAAGATCTGCCACCAGATTACCGAAATACAATTGCTACACACCATTAAACATCATCAGAGCATGTTTACTGGATGAAGCATTTAATGCAGAAATCTTGTCTCTACCTCCTCCAACCAGGTTAGTTAACTCAACAAACAAGTCAAAACAATCTTTTTCCAATCATAATTATGGCCACACCACCGAGGAATGTGTCTTCCTTAAGAACAAAATTGAAGAATTGGTAAAAGAAAAATCCCTCAACAACTATATCGACAGCCCTAACAACAATAGGGGTGGTTATAAAAGCGGTCAAGAATGAAATAATCAAGTTGAAAGATAGGAGCAAGTAAAAGCCAAACCAGAGCAAAGCAATCAAATAATAGGAGGATAACGAGACAGATGAGGTGTTATCAATACcatttttggtgaatttttaGGTGAAGGTAGCTAGAAATCAACCCGTAAAAGATACTTATGAGCCATTAAGAATGTAAACCATGTTCAAGGAGCATCACACACCAAAAAATCACTTCCTCCAATAGCCTTCACAGATGAAGACTTTGTAGGAGTTGATCCAGAGCAGGATGATCCAATGGTGATCACAGTTCGAATTACAAATTGGGACGTGAGACAAGTCTTGATAGATGGAAGGAGTTCTGCTGACATCCTTTTTCTTGTACACTTTTAAAAGGTTAGACATCTCACCAAAACTAATTAAACCCCATCTAGAGCCTTTAATCAATTTTGTAGGAGGACAAGTTCGCACTAATGGTGTTATAGAACTCGAAACCACCTTTGGAGTAGGGAAATTGTTTAGGACATTACTCGTCCAATATGTCCTTATAGATGCAAACACATCCTACAACATACTTATTGGATGAACTTCTCTAAATGTTTTGAGAGCCATTGTCTCCACCCCGCATCTCACCATGAAATTTCCCAACCCAAAAGGTAATATTGTTATGTTAACagtttggcaagtgtaccaaatgtccaagtagtaaagactcggaagtccgagtgttgatttccacaaggactttgttttgtacttgtataggataatttccaatttataagagaaaaagataagatGAGGTATAAAAGATGAATTTAAAAGAACAGGACAATGAATATTAGatattaatagaaaacaaaagaaataataggGAGTTCAATGAAATGGGAATGTTAGGACCTAGCATGCCTTATTTGCCGAAGAtgtattatttgatatttttctctaCCAATCAGGTGGATTtttcctacccacatctattagaaTACTTGAACCTGATGTCTTACGATGACAAGCttattttacctatctatctcccaaatgtctttgcaaagattcaatagataaaatccatgaagttctaattctagatgcttgctttgatgcatgggcataatgcaatcactctatgtctagtaatgattttattaagatacccattccttttagttctattagaaattaccctctgtcgagcgactaatttctaaaaaagatGCATGCAAGACCTTCCTTgtatttctattaaggattacccTCTGTCGAGCACCTAACCCCCAAATATGATCCAAGGATGAAtgatatatgaaattaaaataagaaaaaataataggaaagaaaacacctATTTGCATTGATAGATATGAAGTGTATAAtacatcttttggttttttaggcctgccagaccctaactaagggtttagcctcTTATAACCAAAAGGAGTCTTACACTTGAAAAGGGGTTTAGAATATGATGGAAGAGAAGGGATggaaaaaaagaatagaaaatgaTGGAAGAGAAGGGATGGAAAAAAGAATTAGAGTGCTCTGAGACTCGGTGTGTCTTTTCTCTTTGGCTTGACTCTTTTTTTATAGCTGCTGGAGTGGACTTGGGCTTGACTCCCATTTTATAGTTGCTAGAGTGGACTTGGGCCTGATGCCAAAATcttccttatttatattttttatatcttctggatctttgttgtttttaatcCCTCCTTTTCATATAtgcaagccataaataagaaaaatatcaattcctaatatttaagccaaaaataaatgcttaataaatatttttaatatatttttattataaaaataactcatatttagtaGATATCATGTTACTATATAACCAAATTTGAAGGAAGCACGAGAATGTTATGCCAAAAGTATCCTAGTCAAACCCCACAACCTTATCTCTAACAAGTATGCGAGGATTGCAAACATTGATAACATAGAAGACTTGAAACTAATTAATTGGGTGGACTTTAACCTAAGATCAAATGAAGAAGACAGAAGGCCGACACCAATTGAAGAATTAACTTTTTTCAACTCGAGAAACAATCTCAATAGTGCATGAAGATCGGGAAATAAATTGATGTAGATCTTCGAAGAAAAATAGAGGacctgttaaaataaaatgttgattTGTTCGCATAAAGTGCAGTTAACTTGTCAGGCGTCAATCCTAATTTCATTTGTCACAAACTTTCTATCTCCTCTAAAGCCAAACCTATAGctcaaagaaaaaggaaacttgGAGAAGAAATAAGACAAGTTGTTCAAAAAGAATCTGAGAAGCTTATCAAAGCCGATTTCATTAGAGAAATTGAATACTTCACTTGGCTGTCTAATGTAGTGATGGTGAAGAAATCCAATGGTAAATGGAGAACGTGTGTTGATTACATAGATCTAAACAAAACCTTCCGAAAG contains:
- the LOC121174748 gene encoding secreted RxLR effector protein 161-like; the encoded protein is MNDVGVLSYFLGLEFKKTESGILMHQSKYATEILKRFNMVECNSVATPTDASLVLEREGKEDKVDETEFKHIVGSLRYLCHSRPDLEFAIGLVSTYTKRPRIPHLLTAKRILRFIKGTINTGILFPNKDNNNSEELVGYTDADWGGDRDDRKSTIGYIFMYGATPISWSSKKQSIVALSTCEAKYVPATMSACQAVSLDTLLQELKIKESDGVKLFVDNK